Proteins encoded within one genomic window of Fibrobacter sp. UWB16:
- a CDS encoding glycosyl hydrolase family 8, with protein sequence MNRLVKMGLAGLFAFGLAQAKVNFPFPQMSDYGGNATLLSDKAKASEELKSQFAYWLKTMYNENGDVAGVRSDPGSDTYFSEGVGYGMLLMVYFSDNTTSYQPQFDKIWNFYKKMMNENGLMIWKVGNLSQSWDAGNGAALDGDIDAAAALAMAYFQFGDEKYKEDAKKLIQAMKKSEFESNGLHLPGDKWGDAALNRKNPGYFDPAYMPIFALIDTDNAEFWNKTAYDANMKLYEASSAEVTTGLIDDWTDKNGKSEDDYYSYDASRAPWRNAKAVCWHGDTRALALDKKMAEFVSTVSAANMKGPVLRSSGSLGNDHNSTFVTSLMTALISDAKYQAKLDEYWKEAVALGDENYFNQSLKLLNGLLVSGNMPNLAAATPSQPTSSSSTPASSSSGEGTTVLPTLAAKAPVMTLAGRTLQLDVNGDVRVDLISMTGSVLKSFDKNATGSVSVSLNGVPSGLYVVRVKNAGVTSLKKIKLD encoded by the coding sequence ATGAATCGTTTGGTAAAAATGGGACTTGCCGGTTTGTTCGCTTTCGGGCTTGCCCAGGCTAAGGTCAATTTCCCGTTCCCGCAGATGTCGGATTACGGTGGAAATGCAACGCTTTTGAGCGACAAGGCCAAGGCCTCCGAAGAATTGAAGTCCCAGTTTGCCTACTGGCTCAAAACCATGTACAATGAAAATGGCGATGTTGCTGGTGTCCGTTCTGATCCGGGTTCTGATACGTATTTCTCGGAAGGTGTCGGTTACGGCATGCTTTTGATGGTCTACTTTAGCGATAACACGACGAGCTATCAGCCGCAATTCGACAAGATTTGGAACTTCTACAAGAAGATGATGAACGAAAACGGCCTCATGATTTGGAAGGTTGGTAATCTTTCTCAGTCGTGGGATGCCGGTAACGGTGCAGCACTCGATGGCGATATCGATGCCGCCGCTGCTCTTGCAATGGCTTACTTCCAGTTCGGTGACGAAAAGTACAAGGAAGATGCCAAGAAGCTTATCCAAGCCATGAAAAAGTCTGAGTTCGAATCGAACGGTTTGCATTTGCCAGGCGACAAGTGGGGTGATGCCGCTTTGAACCGCAAGAACCCGGGCTATTTTGATCCGGCCTACATGCCGATTTTTGCCTTGATCGATACGGACAATGCGGAATTCTGGAACAAGACCGCTTACGATGCCAACATGAAGCTTTACGAAGCTAGTTCTGCAGAAGTTACGACGGGCCTCATTGATGACTGGACTGATAAAAACGGCAAGAGCGAAGATGACTACTATAGTTACGACGCTTCCCGCGCTCCGTGGCGCAATGCCAAGGCTGTTTGCTGGCATGGCGATACGCGAGCTCTCGCTCTCGACAAGAAGATGGCTGAATTTGTTTCTACTGTCAGTGCCGCCAACATGAAGGGCCCGGTCCTCAGATCGTCTGGCAGTCTTGGCAATGATCACAACAGCACGTTCGTGACATCCCTCATGACGGCTTTGATTTCTGATGCCAAATATCAGGCTAAGCTCGATGAATACTGGAAGGAAGCGGTTGCTCTCGGTGACGAAAACTACTTCAACCAGTCTCTCAAGCTTTTGAACGGTTTGCTTGTTTCGGGTAACATGCCGAACCTCGCCGCTGCAACGCCTTCGCAGCCGACTTCTAGCTCTTCGACTCCGGCAAGCTCTAGCTCTGGCGAAGGCACGACGGTTTTGCCGACTCTTGCTGCCAAGGCCCCGGTGATGACGCTTGCTGGCAGAACGCTTCAGCTCGATGTCAATGGCGATGTCCGCGTAGATTTGATCTCCATGACGGGTAGCGTGTTGAAGTCGTTTGACAAGAATGCAACGGGCTCTGTCTCTGTTTCGCTGAATGGCGTTCCGAGTGGCCTCTACGTTGTGCGTGTCAAGAACGCTGGTGTTACGAGCCTCAAGAAGATTAAGCTCGACTAA
- a CDS encoding acyl-CoA dehydratase activase → MNTSMNDLWVGVDVGSTTVKIAVVDPETSKLLHYTYQRHNAMQAKKVYEVLREAHALFPGKNFRVTFCGSGGQPFAEATHAFFVQEVVANALAVRATYPDSRVAIELGGQDAKVVFFEKDKTTGKLIASDMRMNGVCAGGTGAFIDQVAELLRIKTEVFESYAKRGQKVYEISGRCGVFAKTDIQPMLNNGIAKEDIALSSFHAIAKQTIGGLAQGMEIKPPVIFEGGPLTFNPTLVKAFKERLGISDEQAIVPEHSEVLVAMGAALANGSMFANQECMYREEGSLDALVHFNEIRQAENKAKAASDLFFQSEAEYKLFLEEHKMADNHYPQPPSGTTINAYLGIDAGSTTTKFVLIDENEKVIDGFYASNDGEPLAVLKRAMVDLADRYEEYGVKLNILGVGTTGYGEQLFAKAVHADYHTVETVAHANAAQRLCPDVSFILDIGGQDMKAISVQDGVVTGIILNEACSSGCGSFIETYARSLGIPMEKIAELAFNSKSPSQLGSRCTVFMNSSIITEQRDGKQPEDIIAGICRSIINNVFTKVIRIRNLNTLGKKVVVQGGTFKNNAVLRAFEQYTGLKAIRPERPGEMGAIGIALLTKKFMEEKRAADPNVQSKFIGLEAMKTFSWHNQPGQLCQYCTNHCSRTIVTFSDGQSFVTGNRCERGEVTADPNDPATKKLIAEINKKMQAVPDMIKRTNQLLVKDYAPQILLPQNGKTIGIPRVLEFWNSLPYWKAFFTALGYTVVVSRQSDYKMFEAGLHSVPSDTVCFPAKLVHGHVLSLIEKKVDRIFFPMMISLPSDHTKFNATTVCPVVQGYPNICQNTDEPEKNYGIPMDQPIFHWANTKLRRSQTIDWFHDNWNIDKKILDKAVTEGEKALNNYRTTLLEEGQKILDDVKANDSFAVVIAGRPYHADLLINHNIASHFTAMGIPVLTTESLPGVYDQDVPSHTRVEIKNTFHLRMLGATMIASRDPHVELAQIVSFGCGHDSVLTDEMMRMMHRDSNKEMLMLKLDEGDARGPVGIRIKSFIETVKARRAANLPEKPISNEPQFHTPYVASDKNKRIILTPNLSPAFAILASSYIQGKGYLSDYLPVADKRAIELGKKYVHNDICFPCQINIGECLKWLEEHPNVPQTEVSMCLAKNCENCRAVQYSVLGRKALDEAGYKDVSIITTGVDLKGMHPGFQLGLDFRVHTLWGLAFMDAIETAYRALRPYEINKGETKKIYSKWMPELMKTAATLKKTELGSAKRLVEMLHQCIEEFNKVEITESRKKGIRKPRVAVLGEILMNFHPSANGHVEDYLMDNGMEVYLPGMMDFFRVDEVVRAEKIKRGFSANPISDRLEGGITAKLFEHAAATANKVMQSFKLYEHHADCFELVNYIDGIIDPTYNTGEGWLIPAEILYNSKHGINSYIIVQPFACLANHISGRGLTKAVKERCPHVQILSLDYDPDTSFANIENRLQMLIINARELERANKVNVSR, encoded by the coding sequence ATGAATACTTCTATGAACGATTTATGGGTGGGTGTCGACGTAGGCTCCACCACTGTGAAAATTGCTGTAGTCGATCCCGAGACATCTAAGCTTTTACACTATACATATCAGCGTCATAACGCCATGCAGGCGAAAAAGGTCTACGAGGTCCTGCGCGAAGCCCATGCCCTTTTCCCGGGCAAGAACTTCAGGGTCACGTTCTGCGGTAGCGGCGGTCAGCCGTTCGCCGAGGCCACTCACGCCTTCTTTGTGCAAGAAGTAGTCGCAAACGCACTTGCGGTGCGTGCCACCTACCCCGATTCCAGGGTCGCCATCGAACTCGGCGGTCAGGATGCCAAGGTCGTCTTCTTCGAAAAGGACAAGACCACCGGTAAACTAATCGCCTCCGACATGCGCATGAACGGTGTCTGCGCCGGCGGTACGGGTGCATTTATCGACCAGGTCGCGGAGCTCCTCCGCATCAAGACGGAAGTATTCGAAAGCTACGCCAAGCGTGGCCAAAAAGTCTATGAAATCTCGGGCCGTTGCGGCGTGTTCGCCAAGACGGACATCCAGCCGATGCTCAACAACGGCATCGCCAAGGAAGATATCGCCCTTTCAAGTTTCCACGCCATCGCGAAGCAGACCATCGGTGGCCTTGCCCAGGGCATGGAAATCAAGCCGCCTGTCATTTTTGAAGGTGGCCCGCTCACATTTAACCCGACTCTCGTGAAGGCTTTCAAGGAACGCTTGGGCATCTCCGACGAACAGGCGATCGTCCCGGAACATTCCGAAGTGCTCGTGGCCATGGGCGCCGCTCTCGCTAACGGCTCCATGTTCGCAAACCAAGAATGCATGTACCGCGAAGAGGGTTCTCTCGACGCTCTCGTGCACTTTAACGAAATCCGCCAGGCCGAGAACAAGGCTAAGGCAGCCTCCGACCTCTTCTTCCAGAGCGAAGCGGAATACAAGCTGTTCCTCGAAGAACACAAGATGGCGGACAACCATTACCCGCAGCCGCCTTCCGGCACGACCATCAACGCCTACTTGGGCATTGACGCCGGTTCTACCACCACGAAGTTCGTGCTCATCGACGAAAACGAAAAGGTCATCGACGGCTTCTACGCCAGTAACGACGGTGAACCGCTCGCCGTCTTGAAGCGTGCCATGGTGGACCTCGCCGACCGCTACGAAGAATACGGCGTGAAGCTCAACATCTTGGGCGTGGGTACAACCGGTTACGGCGAACAGCTCTTTGCAAAGGCCGTGCACGCCGACTACCACACTGTGGAAACCGTCGCCCACGCAAATGCCGCCCAGCGCCTCTGCCCCGACGTCTCGTTCATCTTGGACATCGGTGGTCAGGACATGAAGGCCATCTCCGTGCAAGACGGTGTCGTCACGGGCATCATCCTCAACGAAGCCTGCTCCTCGGGTTGCGGTTCATTTATCGAAACGTACGCTCGCAGCCTCGGTATCCCGATGGAAAAGATTGCGGAACTCGCATTCAACTCCAAGAGCCCGTCTCAGCTCGGCAGCCGCTGCACCGTGTTCATGAACAGTTCCATCATCACGGAACAGCGCGACGGCAAGCAGCCCGAAGACATCATCGCTGGCATCTGCCGTTCCATCATCAACAACGTCTTTACGAAGGTCATCCGCATCCGCAACCTCAACACGCTCGGCAAGAAGGTTGTGGTGCAGGGCGGTACGTTCAAGAACAACGCCGTTCTCCGCGCCTTCGAACAGTACACGGGTCTCAAGGCCATCCGTCCGGAACGACCGGGCGAAATGGGCGCTATCGGTATCGCACTCCTCACGAAGAAGTTCATGGAAGAAAAGCGTGCCGCCGACCCGAACGTGCAAAGTAAGTTTATCGGCCTCGAAGCCATGAAGACTTTCAGCTGGCACAACCAGCCGGGTCAGCTCTGCCAGTACTGCACCAACCATTGCTCCCGTACCATCGTCACCTTCAGTGACGGCCAGAGCTTTGTGACGGGCAACCGCTGCGAACGTGGCGAAGTTACCGCCGACCCGAACGATCCGGCAACGAAGAAGCTCATTGCCGAAATCAACAAGAAGATGCAGGCTGTGCCGGACATGATCAAGCGCACGAACCAACTCTTGGTCAAGGACTACGCTCCGCAGATTCTCTTGCCGCAAAACGGAAAGACCATCGGTATCCCGCGCGTGCTCGAATTCTGGAACAGCCTCCCCTACTGGAAAGCATTCTTCACGGCCCTCGGTTATACCGTTGTCGTGAGCCGCCAGAGCGACTACAAGATGTTCGAAGCAGGCCTCCACAGCGTGCCTTCGGATACGGTCTGCTTCCCGGCCAAACTCGTCCACGGCCACGTGCTCAGCCTCATCGAAAAGAAGGTCGATCGCATCTTCTTCCCGATGATGATTTCGCTCCCGAGCGACCACACCAAGTTTAACGCAACAACCGTTTGCCCGGTCGTGCAAGGTTACCCGAACATCTGCCAAAACACAGACGAACCCGAAAAGAATTACGGCATCCCGATGGACCAGCCGATTTTCCACTGGGCAAACACCAAGCTCCGCAGAAGCCAGACGATCGACTGGTTCCACGACAACTGGAACATCGACAAGAAGATTTTGGACAAGGCCGTCACGGAAGGCGAAAAGGCACTCAACAATTACCGCACCACACTCCTCGAAGAAGGCCAAAAGATTCTCGACGACGTGAAGGCGAACGACAGCTTTGCCGTTGTGATTGCAGGCCGCCCCTACCATGCCGACTTGCTCATCAACCACAACATCGCAAGCCACTTTACCGCGATGGGCATTCCGGTGCTTACTACCGAATCGCTCCCGGGCGTGTACGACCAAGATGTGCCGAGCCACACCCGCGTAGAAATCAAGAACACGTTCCACTTGCGTATGCTCGGCGCAACGATGATTGCTTCGAGAGACCCGCATGTTGAACTTGCCCAGATCGTGAGCTTCGGCTGCGGACATGACTCCGTTTTGACCGACGAAATGATGCGCATGATGCACCGCGATTCCAACAAGGAAATGCTCATGCTCAAGCTCGACGAAGGCGACGCAAGAGGCCCGGTGGGCATCCGCATCAAGAGCTTTATCGAAACCGTGAAGGCCCGCCGTGCGGCAAACCTCCCGGAAAAGCCGATTTCGAACGAACCGCAGTTCCACACGCCGTACGTGGCAAGCGACAAGAACAAGCGTATCATCTTGACGCCGAACCTCTCCCCCGCTTTCGCCATTCTCGCAAGTAGCTACATTCAGGGCAAGGGTTACCTCTCGGATTACCTCCCGGTTGCAGACAAACGCGCTATTGAACTTGGCAAGAAGTACGTGCACAACGACATCTGCTTCCCCTGCCAAATCAACATCGGCGAATGCCTCAAGTGGCTCGAAGAACACCCGAACGTTCCGCAGACAGAAGTTTCCATGTGCCTTGCCAAGAACTGCGAAAACTGCCGCGCTGTGCAGTACTCCGTGCTTGGCCGTAAAGCTCTTGACGAAGCGGGTTACAAGGACGTTTCCATCATCACGACCGGTGTCGACCTGAAGGGCATGCATCCGGGCTTCCAGCTGGGTCTCGATTTCCGCGTTCATACGCTTTGGGGTCTCGCCTTCATGGACGCTATCGAAACGGCTTACCGCGCCCTCCGCCCGTACGAAATCAACAAGGGTGAAACCAAGAAGATTTACAGCAAGTGGATGCCGGAACTCATGAAGACTGCAGCAACGCTCAAGAAGACGGAACTCGGCTCTGCCAAGCGCCTTGTCGAAATGCTGCACCAGTGCATCGAGGAATTCAACAAGGTCGAAATCACGGAAAGCCGCAAGAAGGGCATCCGCAAGCCGCGCGTCGCTGTGCTCGGCGAAATCCTCATGAACTTCCACCCGAGCGCCAACGGACATGTCGAAGACTACCTCATGGACAACGGCATGGAAGTTTACCTCCCGGGCATGATGGACTTCTTCCGCGTCGACGAAGTTGTGCGCGCCGAAAAGATCAAGCGCGGATTCTCGGCCAATCCGATTTCAGACCGCCTCGAAGGTGGCATTACCGCAAAGCTCTTTGAACACGCCGCAGCAACCGCCAATAAGGTCATGCAGTCGTTCAAGCTTTACGAACACCACGCAGACTGCTTCGAACTCGTGAACTACATCGACGGCATTATCGACCCGACGTACAACACGGGTGAAGGCTGGCTCATCCCGGCAGAAATCCTTTACAACTCGAAGCACGGCATCAATAGCTACATCATTGTGCAGCCATTCGCCTGCCTCGCAAACCACATCAGTGGCCGTGGCCTCACGAAGGCTGTAAAGGAACGTTGCCCGCACGTGCAAATCCTGAGCTTGGACTACGATCCGGATACCAGCTTCGCCAACATCGAGAACCGCTTGCAGATGCTCATCATCAACGCTCGCGAACTCGAACGTGCGAACAAGGTGAACGTTAGTCGCTAG
- a CDS encoding Rpn family recombination-promoting nuclease/putative transposase — MTENNTTSEKKAYYIVTNAQGEEFLLPYYSETFRVLMDDKDSIRDILNCLLGLDRDHEIIDLDYEFEKPIDVFMPEDDSARLDVWVTTKDHRYFNIEMQNRSHPFFLDRLQLYNSYQTLRGKYEYNRSTYFKLMEEKERKVHFYELPETVSIWLCNFQILKSKDIFKDTWAVYSEDEVHHSDSTHRALPIFSKNRYIVIDLPNFKRIRKSISSREDYWLKLLSQGPLEVPESKDPIFRDALNRLRVSRISPELLKALEEHMFDKHADEAIEAEIWLKAEAKGREQERAKNEVAKAARDKKIAEYLRSLGVSEDSVAKALSIK, encoded by the coding sequence ATGACCGAAAATAATACGACTTCAGAAAAGAAGGCCTACTACATCGTCACGAACGCGCAGGGAGAAGAATTCTTGCTTCCGTATTACAGCGAAACGTTCCGTGTGCTGATGGATGACAAGGACTCCATTCGTGATATTCTCAATTGTTTGCTTGGGCTAGACCGCGACCATGAAATCATTGATCTCGACTACGAGTTCGAAAAGCCCATTGACGTTTTCATGCCGGAAGATGATTCCGCGCGACTTGACGTGTGGGTAACTACAAAGGATCACCGTTATTTCAACATAGAGATGCAGAATAGGAGCCATCCATTCTTTCTTGACCGTCTCCAACTCTACAATTCTTACCAGACGTTACGTGGCAAGTACGAATATAACAGGTCAACGTATTTCAAATTGATGGAGGAAAAGGAGCGTAAGGTTCATTTTTATGAACTTCCCGAAACGGTTTCCATCTGGCTTTGTAATTTCCAAATTCTCAAGTCAAAGGATATTTTTAAGGATACTTGGGCCGTCTATAGCGAGGACGAGGTTCACCACAGCGACTCAACACATCGGGCTCTTCCCATTTTCAGTAAAAATAGATATATTGTAATTGATTTACCGAACTTTAAGAGGATTCGCAAGAGCATCAGTTCACGCGAGGACTACTGGCTGAAACTCTTGTCTCAAGGGCCACTTGAAGTTCCCGAATCGAAGGACCCGATCTTTAGGGATGCGCTCAACCGTTTGCGCGTAAGCCGCATAAGCCCTGAACTGCTTAAAGCCTTGGAGGAACATATGTTCGATAAACACGCTGATGAAGCTATCGAAGCCGAAATTTGGCTCAAAGCAGAAGCTAAAGGACGAGAACAAGAACGTGCTAAAAATGAAGTTGCAAAAGCCGCTCGCGACAAGAAAATTGCCGAGTATCTTCGTTCGTTAGGTGTTTCGGAAGACAGCGTTGCCAAGGCGCTTTCTATCAAATAA
- a CDS encoding XRE family transcriptional regulator yields the protein MPRHGTPTPGQAILEGIEWLKIDKPEFARRVGVSVEMLDQLIAGEISISTEMANALESVTGSPAAYWKMLERKSRTSR from the coding sequence ATGCCAAGACATGGAACACCGACGCCGGGACAGGCGATTCTCGAAGGTATTGAATGGCTCAAGATCGATAAGCCGGAATTTGCACGCAGGGTGGGCGTTTCTGTAGAAATGCTCGACCAGCTCATTGCGGGTGAAATCAGCATCTCGACCGAGATGGCGAATGCGCTTGAATCGGTAACAGGAAGCCCCGCCGCCTACTGGAAAATGCTCGAACGCAAAAGCCGCACTTCTCGATAA